From Natrinema amylolyticum, the proteins below share one genomic window:
- a CDS encoding MFS transporter: MTSAHRETPDGRRSWIVALVGSIAMVFTFGTPFSYGVFQRPFSEAFGIPQVTLSTVFAVMLFTFFIGSGAVGVFAARLPARAVILACAGATGVIAPALYIAESRLGLTVVFAVLGLALGTVFVLLASIVPRWFEERRGAATGLIFVGNGLGLFVLPPLWQRVLSQFGVRRGFLVVMAVTAVAFALAGVTCRRPRWADQSAAAPGDLLEWVGGLVGTRTFQLLFIGIGLAFAWYQLLAAFAIDLFASRGLTEASASTAFGLIGGVSIISRVGSGYATDVVGSRRAFLASLCCSAVGIVLLFAPQVSVLAVAVFLIGIGLGGCATLYVPLLMGIYDPEMDTAIVGVFNIAIGTSALVMPLLGTASITYTGGYTVAILLTFVVTVVSLWATIAGTTGR, from the coding sequence GTGACGAGTGCTCACCGAGAGACGCCCGACGGCCGCCGCAGTTGGATCGTCGCGCTCGTCGGTTCGATCGCGATGGTGTTTACGTTCGGAACGCCGTTCTCGTACGGCGTCTTTCAGCGACCGTTCAGCGAGGCCTTCGGGATCCCGCAGGTGACGCTCTCGACCGTCTTCGCCGTCATGCTGTTCACTTTCTTCATCGGATCCGGTGCGGTCGGGGTGTTCGCCGCGCGCCTGCCGGCTCGAGCCGTGATACTCGCCTGTGCGGGGGCTACCGGCGTGATCGCCCCGGCGCTGTACATCGCGGAGTCCCGACTCGGGCTGACCGTCGTGTTCGCCGTTCTCGGGCTCGCGCTCGGGACGGTGTTCGTCCTGCTCGCGTCGATCGTCCCGCGCTGGTTCGAGGAGCGCCGCGGTGCCGCGACGGGGCTCATTTTCGTCGGGAACGGATTGGGACTGTTCGTACTGCCGCCCCTCTGGCAACGCGTCCTCTCGCAGTTCGGCGTCCGCCGCGGCTTTCTCGTCGTTATGGCGGTGACCGCGGTCGCGTTCGCCCTCGCCGGCGTCACGTGTCGACGGCCGCGATGGGCGGACCAGTCGGCGGCGGCGCCCGGCGATCTCCTCGAGTGGGTCGGCGGGTTGGTCGGGACCCGGACGTTCCAACTACTGTTCATCGGTATCGGACTCGCGTTCGCCTGGTATCAGCTCCTCGCGGCGTTCGCGATCGATCTGTTCGCGTCTCGCGGCTTGACGGAAGCGAGCGCGTCGACCGCGTTCGGGCTGATCGGCGGCGTTAGCATCATCTCGCGGGTCGGCAGCGGCTACGCCACCGACGTCGTCGGCTCGAGGCGGGCGTTCCTCGCGTCGCTCTGCTGTTCGGCCGTCGGTATCGTCCTGCTGTTCGCGCCGCAGGTGTCGGTGCTCGCAGTCGCGGTCTTCCTGATCGGTATCGGTTTGGGCGGGTGTGCGACGTTGTACGTGCCGTTACTCATGGGAATCTACGATCCCGAGATGGACACCGCGATCGTCGGCGTGTTCAATATCGCCATCGGGACCAGCGCGTTAGTCATGCCGCTGCTCGGCACTGCGAGCATCACCTATACCGGCGGCTACACCGTCGCTATTCTGTTGACCTTCGTCGTGACCGTCGTCTCGCTCTGGGCGACGATCGCCGGAACGACCGGCCGCTGA
- a CDS encoding thiolase family protein, giving the protein MSANTPVIVSAVRTAQGREDGALADVRSEDLSIPLVDEMLAETGVEGDSVDDLMWGCAQQRSEQRTNIARQIALFSELGESVPATTIDRQCASSAQAIISAADSIAAGRHDAVIAGGVESMSRVKMGAADSGEMYPKLDEEYGMRNLQMGMTAEKVAEEYDISREEQDEYGARSQQRAVEATEEGKFDDEIVPIETEDGVHDEDEGLRPGTTPEKLAELPTVFKEDGTVTPGNASQIADGAAGVMLTSKEFADENDLEVLAEVGTSYVAGVDPTIMGVGPVPATEGLLERAGREIDDYGLVEINEAFASQTLYSQRELGIPDDQLNVNGGAIAIGHPLGCSGARLPVTLIHEMNREGVDRGIATECVGFGQGAAIEFELP; this is encoded by the coding sequence ATGTCAGCTAACACGCCGGTAATCGTTAGCGCTGTAAGAACTGCACAGGGAAGAGAAGACGGTGCGCTCGCGGACGTTCGCAGCGAGGACCTCTCGATCCCGCTGGTCGACGAGATGCTCGCCGAGACGGGCGTAGAGGGCGATTCCGTCGACGATCTGATGTGGGGCTGTGCGCAGCAGCGCTCCGAGCAGCGAACCAACATCGCGCGACAGATCGCACTCTTTTCGGAACTGGGCGAGTCGGTTCCCGCGACGACCATCGACCGCCAGTGTGCCTCCTCAGCGCAGGCGATCATCAGCGCCGCGGACTCGATCGCCGCGGGCCGCCACGACGCGGTCATCGCCGGCGGCGTCGAGAGCATGAGCCGCGTCAAGATGGGCGCGGCCGACAGCGGCGAGATGTATCCGAAACTCGACGAGGAGTACGGCATGCGGAACCTCCAGATGGGGATGACCGCCGAGAAGGTCGCCGAGGAGTACGACATCAGCCGCGAAGAGCAGGACGAGTACGGCGCGCGCAGCCAGCAGCGCGCGGTCGAAGCGACCGAGGAAGGGAAGTTCGACGACGAGATCGTTCCGATCGAGACCGAGGACGGCGTCCACGACGAGGACGAGGGCCTCCGTCCGGGGACGACCCCCGAGAAACTCGCCGAACTCCCGACGGTCTTCAAGGAGGACGGCACCGTCACGCCCGGCAACGCCTCCCAGATCGCCGACGGCGCTGCCGGCGTCATGCTCACTAGCAAGGAGTTCGCGGACGAGAACGACCTCGAGGTGCTCGCGGAAGTCGGGACCAGCTACGTCGCCGGCGTCGACCCGACGATCATGGGCGTCGGTCCGGTGCCGGCGACCGAGGGCCTGCTCGAGCGCGCGGGTCGCGAAATTGACGACTACGGGCTGGTCGAGATCAACGAGGCCTTCGCCAGCCAGACGCTGTACTCCCAGCGCGAACTCGGCATTCCGGACGACCAGCTCAACGTCAACGGCGGCGCGATCGCGATCGGGCATCCGCTCGGCTGTTCCGGTGCGCGCCTGCCGGTGACGCTGATCCACGAGATGAACCGCGAGGGCGTCGACCGCGGCATTGCGACCGAGTGCGTCGGCTTCGGCCAGGGAGCGGCGATCGAATTCGAACTGCCCTGA
- the aroA gene encoding 3-phosphoshikimate 1-carboxyvinyltransferase: MNVTITPSSVEGTARAPPSKSYTHRAILAAGYAGEATVRDALWSADTQATARAVELFGGDVDRRDDGTLEIDGFDGRPDVPADVIDCTNSGTTMRLVTAAAALADGTTVLTGDESLRSRPQGPLLEALSDLGAEADSTRGNGQAPLVVSGPLSGGEVSIPGDVSSQYITALLLAGAVTDEGIAIDLETELKSAPYVDITLEVLEDFGVEARHTDAGFEVDGGQSYEPAGGEYAVPGDFSSISYPLAAGAIAGDTGAGVRIDGAQPSAQGDSAIVEIVERMGADIDWDRDAGTIDVSRAPLSGIEVDVEDTPDLLPTIATLGAVADGDTRITNAEHVRYKETDRVSAMAEELGKMGVESTEERDSLTIHGGESTLEGATVRGRADHRIIMALALAGLVADGETTIEGADHVDVSFPGFFGMLEELGVSLERRE, encoded by the coding sequence ATGAACGTCACGATCACGCCCTCGAGCGTCGAGGGGACGGCGCGGGCACCGCCCTCGAAGAGTTACACCCACCGGGCGATCCTCGCGGCGGGGTACGCCGGCGAGGCGACCGTCCGCGACGCGCTCTGGAGCGCGGACACGCAGGCGACCGCTCGCGCGGTCGAGCTGTTCGGCGGCGACGTCGATCGGCGGGACGACGGGACCCTCGAGATCGACGGCTTCGACGGCCGTCCCGACGTGCCGGCGGACGTTATCGACTGCACGAACAGCGGGACGACGATGCGACTCGTCACCGCCGCGGCGGCGCTTGCGGACGGCACCACGGTGCTGACCGGCGACGAGTCCCTGCGGTCCCGACCCCAGGGACCGCTGCTCGAGGCCCTCTCCGATCTCGGGGCCGAGGCGGACAGCACCCGCGGAAACGGTCAGGCGCCGCTGGTCGTCAGCGGCCCGCTGTCGGGCGGCGAAGTCTCGATTCCGGGCGACGTCTCCTCGCAGTACATCACCGCTCTCCTGCTGGCCGGCGCGGTCACCGACGAGGGGATCGCGATCGACCTCGAGACGGAGCTCAAGTCCGCGCCGTACGTCGACATCACGCTCGAGGTGCTCGAGGATTTCGGCGTCGAGGCTCGCCACACGGACGCCGGCTTCGAAGTCGACGGCGGACAGTCCTACGAGCCAGCGGGCGGCGAGTACGCCGTGCCCGGGGACTTCTCGTCGATCTCGTACCCGCTCGCCGCGGGTGCGATCGCCGGCGATACGGGCGCGGGCGTCCGCATCGACGGTGCCCAGCCCAGCGCACAGGGCGACAGCGCCATCGTCGAGATCGTCGAGCGGATGGGTGCCGACATCGACTGGGACCGGGACGCGGGGACGATCGACGTCTCGCGGGCCCCGCTCTCCGGAATCGAGGTCGATGTCGAAGACACGCCGGACCTGCTGCCGACGATCGCGACGCTCGGTGCGGTCGCGGACGGCGACACCCGCATTACGAACGCTGAGCACGTCCGGTACAAGGAGACCGACCGGGTGAGCGCGATGGCCGAGGAGCTGGGCAAGATGGGCGTCGAGAGCACCGAAGAGCGGGACTCGCTGACGATCCACGGCGGCGAGTCGACGCTCGAGGGCGCGACCGTTCGCGGCCGAGCGGACCATCGAATCATCATGGCGCTCGCACTTGCCGGCCTCGTCGCCGACGGCGAGACCACCATCGAGGGGGCCGATCACGTCGACGTCTCGTTCCCCGGCTTCTTCGGCATGCTCGAGGAACTCGGCGTCTCGCTCGAGCGACGGGAATAG
- a CDS encoding LolA family protein, producing the protein MNRRRILATGAAVALGGCTSYTSDTDDTPSSEALIRDAIERRGGMTDLEARRLIRVETTEDRAERTEAIAREPPAKQRIEVVESTDPDVPAGSVTVTNRTATWEYDPSTERVEKNYHPNKADTDRTRLVLENLLSESRLGYEGTETVDGREAHVIETRPPVDDAGPKVELVVGDTTYVMPVDVIQDLEELEVTRTVWIDDEYRYPIKERTVHTESGEVRHELTVTYRDLSIDRGLSRDAFTYELPPDATVVTDGRPPEGVFDSRTAAEAALPYELPDPDVPDAYELDRVTVVEREKSVGGTTATLWYDDPDVVARELYVAVREFQRFDPDALEEIEIDGWTAYRSDGKKRSVFWTCDDLSYEASALLQDAPLEEIAASIGCR; encoded by the coding sequence ATGAATCGCCGCCGGATCCTGGCAACGGGGGCCGCAGTCGCACTCGGCGGCTGTACGAGCTATACGTCCGATACCGACGACACTCCCTCGAGCGAGGCGCTCATTCGGGACGCAATCGAGCGGCGGGGAGGCATGACCGACCTCGAAGCGCGGCGGCTCATCCGAGTCGAAACCACCGAGGACAGGGCCGAGCGGACCGAAGCGATCGCTCGAGAGCCGCCGGCCAAGCAGCGCATCGAGGTCGTCGAGTCGACCGATCCGGACGTCCCGGCCGGCTCGGTCACCGTGACGAACCGGACGGCGACGTGGGAGTACGATCCGTCGACCGAACGGGTCGAGAAGAACTACCACCCGAACAAGGCCGACACCGATCGGACGCGGCTCGTCCTCGAGAACCTGCTGTCGGAGTCTCGGCTGGGGTACGAGGGGACCGAAACCGTCGACGGTCGCGAGGCCCACGTCATCGAGACGCGGCCGCCGGTCGACGACGCCGGGCCGAAGGTCGAACTGGTAGTCGGTGATACGACCTACGTCATGCCGGTGGACGTCATTCAGGACCTCGAGGAACTGGAGGTCACTCGAACGGTGTGGATCGACGATGAGTACCGGTATCCGATCAAGGAACGAACTGTCCACACGGAGAGCGGCGAGGTCCGGCACGAACTGACGGTCACGTACAGGGATCTCTCGATCGATCGGGGTCTCTCGCGGGACGCGTTCACGTACGAGCTGCCGCCGGACGCGACCGTCGTCACGGACGGTCGCCCCCCGGAGGGCGTCTTCGATTCCCGAACTGCCGCCGAAGCGGCCCTCCCCTACGAGCTGCCGGATCCCGACGTGCCGGACGCGTACGAACTCGACCGCGTCACCGTCGTCGAGCGGGAGAAATCGGTCGGCGGAACCACCGCGACGCTCTGGTACGACGACCCGGACGTCGTCGCACGCGAACTCTACGTGGCCGTGCGGGAGTTCCAGCGGTTTGATCCCGACGCCCTCGAGGAGATCGAGATCGACGGCTGGACGGCCTATCGGAGCGACGGAAAGAAACGGAGCGTCTTCTGGACCTGTGACGATCTGAGCTACGAGGCCTCGGCCCTGCTTCAGGACGCCCCGCTCGAGGAGATCGCGGCGTCGATCGGGTGCCGATAG
- a CDS encoding M24 family metallopeptidase, giving the protein MNVDVDLSALREYLAAEDLDGYLIDDDASDSDQRYVSGFTAPDPYQTLVTADGVHLLVSGLEYGRANAEANADSVTRRAAYDYQRLVADHGQYEGKIRTLAAFLEDHDVASLAVPRNFPTGTADGLRERGLAVTVEREGIVTDIRATKTEWEVDQIRASQRANEAAMARAEELIATADVEDGILVHDGEPLTSERVTEEIEVTLLRHGCALDETIVACGADAADPHDRGSGPLEPDELIVIDIFPRDKETGYFADMTRTFARGDPGEEARRRYEVTHDAYEAALETVAAGATGADVHDAACDVIEDAGYETLRSDPNAETGFIHSTGHGVGLDIHEQPSVSPSGGELEPGHVISIEPGIYDPAVGGVRIEDLVVVTEDGYENLTEYRIGLEPTAGNGA; this is encoded by the coding sequence ATGAACGTCGACGTCGATCTCTCGGCGCTCCGCGAGTATCTGGCGGCCGAAGACCTGGACGGCTACCTGATCGATGACGATGCCTCGGACTCGGACCAGCGGTACGTCTCGGGCTTTACCGCGCCGGATCCCTACCAGACGCTCGTCACGGCCGACGGCGTCCACCTGCTTGTCTCCGGGCTCGAGTACGGCCGAGCGAACGCGGAGGCGAACGCCGACTCGGTCACCCGCCGGGCCGCGTACGACTACCAGCGACTGGTGGCGGACCACGGCCAGTACGAGGGGAAGATTCGCACCCTCGCAGCGTTTCTCGAAGATCACGACGTCGCCTCCCTCGCGGTCCCTCGAAACTTCCCGACGGGGACCGCGGACGGACTCCGCGAGCGCGGCCTCGCGGTGACGGTCGAACGCGAGGGCATCGTGACGGACATCCGCGCGACGAAAACCGAGTGGGAGGTCGACCAGATTCGGGCCAGCCAGCGGGCCAACGAGGCCGCGATGGCGAGGGCGGAGGAGCTGATCGCGACCGCGGACGTCGAGGACGGGATCCTGGTCCACGACGGCGAACCGCTCACCAGTGAACGCGTCACCGAAGAGATCGAGGTCACCCTGCTGCGCCACGGCTGTGCGTTAGACGAGACCATCGTCGCCTGCGGGGCCGACGCCGCGGACCCTCACGATCGGGGCAGCGGCCCGCTCGAGCCCGACGAACTGATCGTGATCGACATCTTCCCGCGGGACAAGGAGACGGGCTACTTCGCCGATATGACGCGGACGTTCGCCCGCGGCGATCCCGGCGAGGAAGCCCGACGGCGGTACGAGGTCACGCACGACGCCTACGAGGCCGCCCTCGAGACGGTCGCGGCCGGCGCGACGGGTGCCGACGTTCACGACGCGGCCTGCGACGTGATCGAGGACGCGGGCTACGAGACGCTGCGAAGCGATCCCAACGCCGAGACGGGATTCATCCACAGTACCGGCCACGGCGTCGGCCTCGACATCCACGAACAGCCCAGCGTCTCGCCCTCGGGCGGCGAACTCGAGCCCGGACACGTGATCTCGATCGAACCCGGCATCTACGATCCCGCGGTCGGCGGCGTCCGCATCGAGGACCTCGTGGTCGTCACCGAGGACGGCTACGAGAACCTGACGGAGTACCGGATCGGGCTCGAGCCGACGGCTGGCAACGGAGCGTAG
- a CDS encoding aldo/keto reductase codes for MEYTTLGDTGTTVSKLCFGTWRFGKESDGTVETDREEAHELLDACWEHGINFIDTANVYGDPNGKSERWIGEWLEDRGHHREDLVLASKVYFPFNGRGEPGPNDSGLGRKHIRAQIEGTLERLGTDYLDLYYIHRWDENTPIRETMQTLTELVREGKVHYLGASSMAAWKLTKALWTSDVEGLERFDVTQPMFNAADTDDVSDYLEVCADQDVAVCPYSPLAGGFLTGKYDRAEDGSVEAPDGSRGSLDEMFGDYYATEQAWDVLETVESVAGEVDATPAQVSLRWLMEQDRFTCVPIVGARTPDQLEENVGAVDLELSDDQFERIDEARDADADGYR; via the coding sequence ATGGAGTACACGACGCTCGGTGATACGGGCACGACAGTCTCGAAACTCTGCTTCGGCACGTGGCGCTTCGGAAAGGAAAGCGACGGCACCGTCGAGACCGACCGCGAGGAAGCGCACGAACTGCTCGACGCCTGCTGGGAGCACGGCATCAACTTCATCGACACCGCGAACGTCTACGGCGATCCGAACGGCAAGAGCGAGCGCTGGATCGGCGAGTGGCTCGAGGATCGGGGCCACCACCGCGAGGACCTCGTCCTCGCCTCGAAGGTCTACTTCCCGTTCAACGGCCGGGGCGAGCCCGGACCGAACGACTCCGGTCTCGGGCGCAAGCACATCCGCGCCCAGATCGAGGGGACCTTAGAGCGGCTCGGAACCGACTACCTCGACCTCTACTACATCCACCGCTGGGACGAGAACACACCGATCCGGGAGACCATGCAGACGCTGACCGAACTCGTCCGCGAGGGCAAGGTCCACTACCTGGGGGCCTCGAGCATGGCCGCCTGGAAGCTCACCAAGGCGCTGTGGACCAGCGACGTCGAGGGCCTCGAGCGCTTCGACGTCACGCAGCCGATGTTCAACGCCGCCGACACGGACGACGTGAGCGACTACCTCGAGGTCTGTGCGGACCAGGACGTCGCCGTCTGTCCGTACTCGCCGCTCGCGGGCGGCTTCCTGACCGGCAAGTACGACCGCGCCGAGGACGGCTCCGTCGAGGCGCCCGACGGCTCTCGAGGTAGCCTCGACGAGATGTTCGGCGACTACTACGCGACCGAGCAGGCCTGGGACGTCCTCGAGACCGTCGAGTCCGTCGCGGGCGAGGTCGACGCCACGCCCGCGCAGGTCTCCCTGCGCTGGCTGATGGAACAGGACCGGTTTACCTGCGTGCCGATCGTCGGCGCGCGGACGCCCGACCAGCTCGAAGAGAACGTCGGCGCGGTCGACCTCGAGCTCTCCGACGACCAGTTCGAGCGGATCGACGAGGCTCGCGACGCGGACGCCGACGGCTATCGCTGA
- a CDS encoding TIGR03557 family F420-dependent LLM class oxidoreductase encodes MPQLGYTLSSEEHGPNELVDIARSAEDAGFDFLSISDHFHPWVSAQGESPFVWSTLGGIATATDEIEVGVGVTCPTIRIHPVNVAHAVATVDEMLGDRFTFGVGTGENLNEHVTGERWPEHDVRLEMLNEAMDVMRSLWTGETTSHHGEHYTVENARLYTVPDEQPTTIASAFGPQTAQWTAETADGLWCSGPKEEPVEAYEDAGGDGPTYTQLHGCYADSEEAAIETIYEQWPNGSIPGELGQELPTPAHFEQAAQMVEKEDIAEAGTTTEPDAQAHIDSIQQAVDAGYDHVYFHQIGEEQEKAIEFYQDEVLPSFD; translated from the coding sequence ATGCCACAGCTCGGCTACACTCTCTCGAGCGAGGAACACGGCCCGAACGAACTCGTCGATATCGCTCGCAGCGCGGAGGACGCCGGTTTCGACTTCCTCTCGATCTCGGATCACTTCCACCCGTGGGTCTCCGCCCAGGGGGAGTCGCCGTTCGTCTGGTCGACGCTTGGCGGGATCGCGACGGCGACCGACGAGATCGAGGTCGGCGTCGGCGTCACCTGTCCGACGATCCGGATCCATCCGGTCAACGTCGCCCACGCCGTCGCCACCGTCGACGAGATGCTCGGCGACCGGTTCACCTTCGGCGTCGGCACCGGCGAGAACTTAAACGAGCACGTCACCGGCGAGCGCTGGCCCGAACACGACGTGCGCCTCGAGATGCTGAACGAGGCCATGGACGTGATGCGCTCCCTCTGGACCGGCGAGACGACGAGCCATCACGGCGAGCACTACACGGTCGAGAACGCGCGGCTCTACACGGTGCCGGACGAGCAGCCGACGACCATCGCGAGCGCCTTCGGCCCGCAGACGGCGCAGTGGACCGCCGAGACCGCAGACGGCCTCTGGTGTTCCGGTCCGAAGGAGGAGCCGGTCGAGGCCTACGAGGACGCCGGCGGCGACGGGCCGACGTACACCCAACTGCACGGCTGCTACGCAGACAGCGAGGAGGCGGCGATCGAGACGATCTACGAGCAGTGGCCCAACGGCTCGATCCCGGGCGAACTCGGGCAGGAGCTACCGACGCCCGCCCACTTCGAGCAGGCCGCCCAGATGGTCGAGAAAGAGGACATCGCCGAGGCCGGAACCACGACCGAGCCCGACGCGCAGGCCCACATCGACAGCATCCAACAGGCGGTCGACGCCGGCTACGATCACGTCTACTTCCACCAGATCGGCGAGGAACAGGAGAAAGCCATCGAGTTCTACCAGGACGAGGTGCTCCCCTCCTTCGACTGA
- a CDS encoding ABC transporter ATP-binding protein: MEAVVEATDLEKAYGETVALSEASLSVEGGEVFALIGPNGAGKTTLVRALTGTTAPDGGTARILGASPTAVDRDRLGVLPQAFSPPDRLSARELLAYYAGLYDDPRDPDDVLADVGLVDTGDTWYEDLSGGQQRRVCVGSALVNDPDLLFLDEPTTGIDPAGRRTVWRLIEDLAAGGTTVVLTTHDMAEAERLADRVGLLADGSLVAQGPPERLIRDHGGSSRLTVETAADPDAFDDLEYPVERPERGRNRSPDSAVVVRDIDPAAIGAVVDYLESRDIEYTELSWAEPDLEDVYLSLADATERERTDRLESDGDDGGAGSDLAQAGETA; this comes from the coding sequence ATGGAAGCCGTAGTCGAAGCGACGGACCTCGAGAAGGCCTACGGCGAGACCGTCGCCCTGTCCGAGGCCTCGTTGTCGGTCGAGGGCGGCGAGGTCTTCGCGCTGATCGGTCCGAACGGGGCCGGCAAGACGACGCTCGTCCGGGCGCTGACGGGGACGACCGCGCCCGACGGCGGGACGGCGCGGATCCTCGGCGCGTCGCCGACGGCCGTCGATCGCGACCGGCTCGGCGTGTTGCCACAGGCGTTCTCGCCGCCCGACAGACTCAGCGCGAGGGAACTGCTCGCCTACTACGCCGGACTCTACGACGACCCGCGCGATCCCGACGACGTGCTTGCCGACGTCGGCCTCGTCGATACCGGCGACACCTGGTACGAGGACCTCTCGGGCGGCCAGCAGCGCCGCGTCTGCGTCGGCTCCGCGCTGGTCAACGACCCCGACCTGCTCTTTTTGGACGAGCCAACGACCGGCATCGATCCCGCCGGCCGGCGCACCGTCTGGCGGCTGATCGAGGACCTCGCCGCGGGCGGGACGACGGTCGTCCTGACCACTCACGACATGGCCGAGGCCGAGCGACTGGCCGACCGCGTTGGCCTGCTCGCCGACGGCTCGCTCGTCGCACAGGGGCCGCCCGAACGCCTGATCCGCGACCACGGCGGCTCGAGTCGGCTCACCGTCGAAACGGCGGCCGACCCGGACGCCTTCGACGACCTCGAGTACCCGGTCGAACGCCCCGAGCGCGGCCGGAATCGAAGCCCCGATAGCGCGGTCGTCGTCCGCGACATCGATCCCGCCGCGATCGGGGCCGTCGTCGACTATCTCGAGTCCCGCGACATCGAGTACACCGAGCTCTCGTGGGCCGAACCCGACCTCGAGGACGTCTACCTTTCCCTGGCGGACGCGACCGAGCGGGAGCGGACGGATCGACTCGAGAGCGACGGCGACGACGGCGGGGCCGGTTCGGATCTCGCGCAGGCGGGTGAGACCGCATGA
- a CDS encoding ABC transporter permease, whose translation MSRMGRVGAETSAGWRSFIRRRTAVFFTFFFPVILIVIFGALIRTDPTGEGLFTEPAAYYVPGYLAVVVLFTPLSRMGSEVARHREGSRFEKLATTPLTRGEWLLAQTVVNAAIIGLASLLILGLVILLTGAEIAFSPLLVPYILVGVVCFCGVGAMLGSYTDSQDGAVAASNAIGLPLLFLSETFISLSQLPGWFEPLVNLSPLTYFARGVRAATYSGAETPAVAGVDPALANLAILTVLAVLAFALGARSIPRTD comes from the coding sequence ATGAGCCGGATGGGACGCGTCGGAGCCGAGACGAGCGCCGGGTGGCGCTCGTTTATCCGGCGGCGGACGGCGGTCTTTTTCACCTTCTTCTTCCCGGTGATCCTGATCGTCATCTTCGGCGCGCTGATCCGCACTGATCCGACCGGCGAGGGCCTGTTCACGGAGCCGGCGGCCTACTACGTGCCGGGCTATCTCGCCGTGGTCGTCCTGTTCACCCCGCTGTCGCGAATGGGAAGCGAGGTCGCGCGCCACCGCGAGGGGAGCCGCTTCGAGAAGCTCGCGACGACGCCGCTGACTCGCGGCGAGTGGTTGCTCGCCCAGACCGTCGTCAACGCCGCGATCATCGGGCTGGCGAGCCTGCTCATCCTCGGACTGGTTATCCTGCTGACCGGCGCGGAGATCGCGTTCTCGCCGCTGCTGGTGCCCTACATCCTCGTCGGCGTCGTCTGCTTCTGCGGCGTCGGCGCGATGCTGGGCAGCTACACGGACTCGCAGGACGGCGCGGTCGCCGCCAGCAACGCGATCGGCCTTCCCCTCCTGTTCCTCTCGGAGACGTTCATCTCGCTGTCGCAACTGCCCGGCTGGTTCGAACCGCTCGTGAACCTCTCGCCGCTGACGTACTTCGCTCGCGGCGTGCGGGCCGCGACCTATTCGGGCGCGGAAACGCCCGCTGTCGCCGGCGTCGATCCCGCGCTCGCGAACCTCGCGATTCTCACCGTTCTCGCCGTCCTCGCGTTCGCGCTGGGCGCGCGGTCGATCCCGCGGACGGACTGA